In Desulfofundulus kuznetsovii DSM 6115, the following are encoded in one genomic region:
- a CDS encoding 4Fe-4S dicluster domain-containing protein, translating to MAMDLSSKISRDLIERIKEISGQNANLCMQCGTCSASCTGREVMDFPPRQVMRMIQLGNTKALNLKSIWVCSTCLICTARCPRGIDIARLMEALRVINLRQGREVLVAEKIPLELLTEVPQMALTSGFRKLSA from the coding sequence ATGGCTATGGATCTATCAAGTAAAATAAGCCGGGATTTGATTGAGCGTATCAAAGAAATAAGCGGGCAAAATGCCAATCTTTGCATGCAATGTGGAACCTGCAGCGCAAGTTGTACGGGTAGAGAGGTTATGGACTTTCCACCGCGCCAGGTCATGCGCATGATTCAACTGGGAAACACAAAGGCATTAAATTTAAAATCCATCTGGGTGTGCAGCACTTGTTTAATTTGTACCGCCCGCTGCCCCCGGGGCATAGACATTGCCCGGTTGATGGAAGCCCTGCGGGTAATTAACCTGCGCCAGGGCAGGGAAGTACTGGTTGCCGAAAAAATCCCGTTAGAATTGCTCACGGAAGTTCCACAGATGGCCTTAACCAGTGGTTTTCGCAAGCTAAGCGCGTAA
- a CDS encoding CoB--CoM heterodisulfide reductase iron-sulfur subunit B family protein codes for MRIPYFPGCTLHSKAKGLDDSTRGSLAALGIELTELPQWTCCGTVFPLAQDNYIGMVAAARILANAAKEEGGKLVTVCSFCYHVLKRVNYVIKNNLEARKKLNDYLEENYAGEIEPVHPLQICKENVGLDAIRDKATRNLKGLKVACYYGCMLVRPASEMNFDDPENPTIMEELVSAIGAEVVEYSYKTTCCGSYQILYDNDLVMQKVEEILNSATAKGAEAIITSCPLCQFNLDWSQEKILQKNAGFQKIPVLYFTQLLGLALELPQESLGLDQHYVDPRPLLVGA; via the coding sequence ATGAGGATCCCATACTTTCCAGGATGCACCTTGCACAGCAAAGCAAAGGGTCTGGATGATTCTACCCGGGGCTCCCTGGCCGCTTTAGGCATCGAATTAACTGAACTGCCCCAATGGACCTGCTGCGGCACGGTATTTCCCCTGGCCCAGGACAATTACATCGGCATGGTCGCGGCAGCACGCATTTTAGCCAATGCGGCCAAAGAAGAGGGGGGCAAGCTCGTTACGGTTTGCTCCTTCTGCTATCACGTACTAAAAAGGGTCAATTATGTCATAAAAAACAACCTTGAAGCCAGAAAAAAACTAAATGATTATTTAGAAGAAAATTATGCCGGGGAAATTGAACCCGTCCACCCGCTGCAAATCTGTAAGGAAAATGTTGGGCTTGATGCAATCAGGGACAAGGCAACAAGAAACCTAAAGGGGCTTAAAGTTGCCTGTTATTATGGTTGCATGCTTGTCCGGCCGGCTTCGGAAATGAATTTCGACGATCCGGAAAACCCCACCATCATGGAAGAGCTAGTTAGTGCCATAGGCGCGGAGGTGGTAGAATATTCCTATAAAACAACCTGCTGTGGTTCGTATCAAATACTGTATGATAACGATTTGGTAATGCAAAAGGTGGAGGAAATACTGAACTCTGCCACTGCCAAGGGAGCGGAAGCAATCATCACCAGTTGCCCCCTTTGCCAGTTTAACCTGGACTGGTCGCAGGAAAAAATCCTCCAGAAGAACGCCGGTTTTCAAAAAATCCCCGTTTTGTATTTTACCCAGCTTTTGGGTTTAGCTCTGGAACTCCCCCAGGAAAGCCTTGGGCTGGATCAACACTATGTAGATCCCAGACCTTTACTGGTGGGAGCGTAG